Proteins found in one Micromonospora sp. WMMD1082 genomic segment:
- a CDS encoding SDR family oxidoreductase: MKISGSVALVTGANRGLGRHFAEQLLARGAAKVYATARDPQRIDVPGVHRLRLDITDPHQVAAAAEAAGDVTLLVNNAGISTGSNLVTGDLELIRQEMETHYYGTLGVVRAFAPALGRNGGGAILNVLSALSWFSYDGANAYGAAKAAAWSLTNGVRIELAAQGTLVTGLHLGAADTDMSRDYDGPKTDPADVVRAALDGVESGLLEVVADEWSAQVKASLAGDPGQFYATA; the protein is encoded by the coding sequence ATGAAGATCTCGGGTTCGGTAGCGCTGGTCACCGGCGCCAACCGTGGCCTCGGCCGGCACTTCGCCGAGCAGCTCCTCGCCCGCGGCGCGGCCAAGGTGTACGCGACGGCCCGCGACCCGCAGCGCATCGACGTGCCCGGGGTGCATCGGCTGCGGCTCGACATCACCGATCCGCACCAGGTCGCCGCTGCGGCGGAAGCGGCCGGTGACGTCACCCTGCTGGTCAACAACGCCGGCATCTCCACCGGTTCCAACCTGGTCACCGGCGACCTGGAGCTGATCCGGCAGGAGATGGAGACGCACTACTACGGCACGCTCGGCGTGGTGCGGGCCTTCGCCCCGGCGCTCGGTCGCAACGGCGGTGGGGCGATCCTCAACGTGCTGTCGGCGCTGTCCTGGTTCTCCTATGACGGGGCCAACGCGTACGGCGCGGCTAAGGCCGCCGCGTGGAGCCTGACCAACGGCGTACGGATCGAACTCGCCGCCCAGGGCACGCTCGTCACCGGCCTGCACCTGGGCGCCGCCGACACCGACATGAGCCGCGACTACGACGGCCCCAAGACCGATCCGGCGGACGTCGTCCGGGCGGCCCTCGACGGGGTCGAGTCCGGCCTCCTGGAGGTCGTCGCCGACGAGTGGTCGGCGCAGGTCAAGGCGTCCCTGGCCGGTGACCCCGGTCAGTTCTACGCCACCGCCTGA
- the rph gene encoding rifamycin-inactivating phosphotransferase — translation MSERYVVGLHEVDETQVAVVGGKGAHLGALSRIDGIRVPAGFCITTDAFRRIMAEAAPIGDRLDQLVRLNPDDREAIRTLSAEIRRTIEGVAIPDDLAVAITRALAQFGEHAAYAVRSSATAEDLPTASFAGQQDTYLNVVGPAAILHHVSRCWASLFTERAVTYRQRNGIDHRTVHLAVVVQRMVFPQAAGVLFTADPVTGHRKVVSVEASLGLGEALVSGLVNPDIFTVRDGAVVARAIATKRRAVHALPAGGTQDQAIEPELQKRPALTDAQVVRLAQLGRRIEAHFGRPQDIEWCLVDDGFQIVQSRPITTLFPIPESDDRENHVYVSVGHQQMMTDPMKPLGLSFWQMTTPAPMAEAGGRLFVDVTRNLASPASRAGFLALVGRSDPLIGDALQTIIERDDFIRPQPDEGLPGSLSGGMPAPIETDPAIVTELIARSEASIAAAESGIRTKSGEALLDFIQADIQELRRILFDPQSHQVFMSAMEATWWLNERLKAWLGEKNAADTLTQSVPHNVTSEMGLALLDVADVIRPHPAVVAFLQHVEDEDFLAELPKLAGGREARDAIEAWLDTYGMRCVGEIDITRPRWRERPTTLVPLILGNIKNVEPGAGARRFEQGRQEAWRKEQELLERLRALPDGQRRADETKQMIDRVRTFIGYREYPKYAMVSRYFVYKRALLEEAERLVRARVLREREDIFYLTFPELHDVVRTKRVDDRLIGQRRDAFRSYHALTPPRVLTSDGEAVAGAYRRDDVPTGALVGLPVSAGTVEGRARVILDLARADLEPGDILVTAHTDPSWTPLFVAVAGLVTEVGGLMTHGAVIAREYGLPAVVGVVDATRLIPDGQRIRLHGTDGYVEILP, via the coding sequence ATGAGCGAGCGGTACGTGGTGGGTCTTCACGAGGTTGACGAGACGCAGGTCGCGGTCGTTGGCGGCAAGGGCGCACACCTGGGGGCGCTGTCTCGGATCGACGGCATCCGCGTGCCGGCTGGCTTCTGCATCACGACGGACGCCTTCCGGCGGATCATGGCGGAAGCAGCCCCGATCGGCGACCGGCTCGATCAGCTGGTACGCCTGAACCCGGACGACCGGGAGGCGATCCGCACGCTCAGCGCCGAGATCCGCCGGACCATCGAAGGCGTCGCCATCCCGGACGATCTCGCGGTGGCGATCACCCGCGCTCTCGCCCAGTTCGGCGAGCACGCCGCCTACGCCGTCCGGTCCAGCGCCACGGCAGAGGACCTGCCGACGGCCTCCTTCGCCGGGCAGCAGGACACGTACCTCAACGTCGTGGGGCCGGCCGCGATCCTCCACCACGTCAGCCGGTGCTGGGCCTCGCTCTTCACCGAGCGGGCCGTGACCTACCGCCAGCGCAACGGCATCGACCACCGTACGGTCCACCTGGCCGTGGTCGTGCAGCGGATGGTCTTCCCGCAGGCGGCCGGCGTCCTGTTCACGGCCGACCCCGTCACGGGCCACCGGAAGGTCGTCTCCGTGGAGGCCAGCCTCGGCCTCGGCGAGGCCCTGGTCTCCGGCCTGGTGAATCCGGACATCTTCACGGTGCGCGACGGCGCGGTCGTCGCCAGGGCGATCGCCACCAAGCGGCGCGCCGTGCATGCCCTGCCAGCGGGCGGTACGCAGGACCAGGCGATCGAGCCGGAGCTGCAGAAGCGGCCTGCGCTGACGGATGCGCAGGTCGTGCGGCTCGCGCAGCTCGGCCGGCGGATCGAGGCGCACTTCGGCCGCCCCCAGGACATCGAATGGTGCCTGGTCGACGACGGCTTCCAGATCGTCCAGAGCCGGCCCATCACCACGCTGTTTCCCATCCCCGAGTCCGACGACCGGGAGAACCACGTCTATGTCTCCGTCGGCCACCAGCAGATGATGACCGACCCCATGAAGCCCCTCGGGCTCTCCTTCTGGCAGATGACGACCCCCGCGCCCATGGCCGAGGCCGGCGGCCGCCTGTTCGTCGACGTCACCCGAAACCTGGCCTCGCCGGCGAGCCGTGCCGGCTTCCTGGCGCTCGTGGGGAGATCCGATCCGTTGATCGGGGATGCGCTGCAGACCATCATCGAGCGGGACGACTTCATCCGGCCGCAGCCCGACGAGGGTCTCCCCGGATCATTGTCCGGCGGCATGCCAGCCCCGATCGAGACGGATCCGGCCATCGTCACCGAGCTGATCGCGCGCAGCGAGGCATCCATCGCCGCCGCGGAAAGCGGCATCCGGACCAAGTCCGGCGAGGCGCTGCTCGACTTCATCCAGGCAGACATCCAGGAGCTGCGACGGATCCTGTTCGATCCGCAGAGCCACCAGGTCTTCATGTCGGCGATGGAGGCCACGTGGTGGCTCAACGAGCGGCTGAAGGCGTGGCTGGGCGAGAAGAACGCGGCGGACACCCTCACGCAGTCCGTACCCCACAACGTCACGTCGGAGATGGGGCTGGCGCTGCTCGACGTCGCCGACGTGATCCGCCCGCATCCGGCCGTCGTGGCGTTCCTGCAGCACGTCGAGGACGAGGATTTCCTGGCCGAGCTGCCCAAGCTCGCGGGCGGGCGGGAGGCGCGGGACGCCATCGAGGCCTGGCTCGACACGTACGGCATGCGCTGCGTCGGCGAGATCGACATCACCCGGCCGCGTTGGCGCGAACGCCCCACCACGCTCGTGCCCCTGATCCTCGGCAACATCAAGAACGTCGAGCCGGGCGCCGGCGCGCGACGCTTCGAGCAGGGCCGGCAGGAGGCCTGGAGGAAGGAGCAGGAGCTGCTGGAGCGCCTGCGGGCCCTGCCGGACGGGCAGCGCAGGGCCGACGAGACGAAGCAGATGATCGACCGGGTCCGCACCTTCATCGGGTACCGGGAGTATCCGAAGTACGCCATGGTCAGCCGCTACTTCGTGTACAAGCGGGCCCTGCTGGAAGAGGCCGAGCGCCTCGTGCGGGCCCGCGTACTCCGCGAGCGGGAGGACATCTTCTACCTCACGTTCCCCGAACTCCACGACGTCGTACGCACGAAACGCGTGGATGACCGGCTCATCGGCCAGCGTAGGGACGCGTTCAGGTCGTATCACGCACTCACGCCGCCCCGGGTGCTCACCTCGGACGGCGAGGCCGTCGCCGGGGCGTACCGACGCGACGACGTGCCGACCGGTGCGTTGGTCGGCCTACCGGTCTCCGCCGGGACCGTCGAAGGCCGGGCCCGGGTCATCCTGGACCTGGCACGGGCCGATCTCGAACCGGGCGACATCCTCGTCACGGCCCACACAGACCCCAGCTGGACGCCCCTCTTCGTCGCCGTCGCCGGCCTGGTGACGGAGGTCGGAGGACTGATGACGCACGGCGCAGTGATCGCGCGGGAGTACGGATTGCCGGCCGTCGTCGGTGTGGTGGACGCCACTCGGCTGATCCCCGATGGACAGCGGATCCGCTTACACGGCACCGACGGATACGTCGAGATCCTGCCCTGA
- a CDS encoding helix-turn-helix domain-containing protein — MTPLLGTELAERGVAPDCIQTIELARDVLARVGDRWTLWTITVLAPRPLRFTALHERVTGISQRMLSQTLRALTRDGLVTRTAYPQVPPRVEYALTPLGRSLHEAANGLVQWVRDHQADIVGNRDTFDQTLPTNTATAPHA, encoded by the coding sequence ATGACACCCCTCCTTGGTACCGAACTCGCAGAGCGCGGGGTCGCACCGGACTGCATCCAGACGATCGAACTCGCTCGCGACGTGCTGGCACGGGTGGGCGACAGGTGGACACTGTGGACAATTACCGTCCTGGCGCCCCGCCCACTGCGCTTCACCGCGCTACACGAGCGGGTCACCGGCATCTCCCAGCGGATGCTCAGCCAGACACTGCGCGCCCTCACCCGCGACGGGTTGGTGACCAGGACCGCGTACCCGCAAGTGCCCCCGAGGGTCGAATATGCGCTGACGCCGCTCGGCCGCTCACTGCACGAGGCCGCGAACGGACTCGTGCAGTGGGTCCGTGATCACCAGGCCGACATCGTCGGCAACCGCGACACGTTCGACCAGACGCTCCCCACCAACACGGCCACCGCACCCCACGCATAG
- a CDS encoding SRPBCC domain-containing protein, whose amino-acid sequence MVLHDTFTIARHLDVPSNEVFAAFADAAIRQRWFRLPGSEAGYEHDFRVGGGEVARSIFTGLDTAPERLEYRSRYIDIADGHRIVYSYEAVVDGELRWTSLVTVLLDAETDGTRLTRTEQVTFLRYTGDGSADLAHLRGGSVLQLNGLDAALRGTTTM is encoded by the coding sequence ATGGTCCTGCACGACACCTTCACGATCGCGCGGCACCTCGACGTACCGTCGAACGAGGTCTTCGCCGCGTTCGCCGACGCCGCGATCAGGCAGAGATGGTTCCGGCTTCCGGGCAGTGAAGCCGGCTACGAGCACGACTTCCGGGTGGGCGGTGGCGAGGTCGCGCGTAGCATCTTCACCGGGCTGGACACGGCGCCCGAGCGACTGGAGTACCGGTCGCGGTACATCGACATCGCGGACGGCCACCGGATCGTCTACAGCTACGAGGCCGTCGTCGACGGCGAACTGCGATGGACCTCGCTGGTCACCGTCCTACTCGACGCCGAGACGGACGGAACCCGCCTGACACGGACCGAACAGGTGACCTTCCTCAGATACACCGGGGACGGCAGTGCGGACCTGGCTCACCTGCGCGGCGGAAGTGTGCTGCAGCTGAACGGCCTCGACGCGGCTCTGCGAGGTACGACGACGATGTGA
- a CDS encoding winged helix-turn-helix domain-containing protein translates to MGVALRDARRSVTSWCRRHTIGGDGAVAAVRRGQRQGEPGTLSREQELELIDTLRGVYPDAFGLDEELWTRQSLHALIEQHFGLTLDAGVVGAYLRAWGLGPREPRERACGLCVGAVERWVRSEYPAITRAAQEHLAEVYWIGQVRLRGTMPAADVISAVSSRGRVRFMVTTPSVDPPLSRDFVLRLSGAEQRTVHLIVDGSWARNEWPRRLPRRIVPHPLPSCGRAQAA, encoded by the coding sequence GTGGGGGTTGCACTCAGAGACGCGCGGCGTTCGGTCACCAGCTGGTGCCGGCGCCACACCATCGGCGGTGACGGGGCGGTGGCAGCCGTCCGTCGCGGACAGCGGCAGGGCGAGCCGGGAACGCTCAGCCGCGAACAGGAGCTGGAACTCATCGACACCCTCCGGGGCGTTTATCCCGACGCGTTCGGCCTGGACGAGGAGCTGTGGACCCGCCAGAGCCTGCACGCCCTCATCGAGCAGCACTTCGGGCTGACACTGGACGCGGGAGTGGTCGGGGCGTACCTGCGGGCCTGGGGGTTGGGCCCGCGCGAGCCCCGGGAACGGGCCTGCGGGCTCTGCGTCGGCGCGGTCGAGCGCTGGGTACGCAGCGAGTACCCGGCCATCACCCGGGCCGCCCAGGAGCACCTGGCCGAGGTCTACTGGATCGGCCAGGTTCGGCTGCGCGGCACCATGCCGGCCGCCGACGTGATCTCGGCGGTCTCCTCGCGGGGCCGCGTCCGGTTCATGGTCACCACCCCGTCGGTCGACCCACCGCTGTCCCGGGACTTCGTGCTCCGGCTCAGCGGCGCCGAGCAGCGCACGGTACACCTGATCGTGGACGGCTCCTGGGCCCGCAACGAGTGGCCGCGCCGGCTCCCCCGGCGCATCGTGCCGCACCCGCTACCCAGCTGCGGACGCGCCCAGGCAGCCTGA
- a CDS encoding DUF305 domain-containing protein, whose product MPSAVQESPVAERPGPTEPRRSPRTLRYLTLAVAALLLLGVGWTAATLAIGRTPGDESAEAGFARDMSRHHAQAVEMAMLAYAKGQDPAIRQLGYDMALTQQAQIGHMQRWLQEWELLPTGSRPAMEWMPDGVTVDENGLMPGMATRDEIGRLHEAQGAEVDPLFIELMIKHHIGGVHMVDGLLKVSDRAEVVRLAQAMKQAQQKEINELRKLQQAG is encoded by the coding sequence GTGCCCAGCGCGGTGCAGGAGTCGCCGGTGGCGGAGCGGCCCGGCCCGACGGAACCCCGCCGGTCGCCCCGGACGCTGCGCTACCTGACCCTGGCCGTGGCCGCGCTGCTGCTGCTCGGCGTCGGCTGGACGGCCGCGACGCTCGCCATCGGGCGGACGCCGGGTGACGAGTCGGCCGAGGCGGGCTTCGCCCGAGACATGTCCCGCCATCACGCCCAGGCGGTGGAGATGGCCATGCTCGCGTACGCCAAGGGGCAGGATCCGGCGATCCGGCAGCTCGGTTACGACATGGCCCTGACCCAGCAGGCCCAGATCGGTCACATGCAGCGCTGGTTGCAGGAGTGGGAGCTACTGCCCACCGGCTCCCGGCCGGCGATGGAGTGGATGCCCGACGGGGTGACCGTGGACGAGAACGGTCTGATGCCCGGCATGGCCACCCGCGACGAGATCGGCCGCCTGCACGAGGCGCAGGGTGCCGAGGTCGACCCGCTCTTCATCGAGCTGATGATCAAGCATCACATCGGCGGCGTCCACATGGTCGACGGGCTGCTCAAGGTCTCCGACCGCGCCGAGGTGGTCCGGCTCGCCCAGGCGATGAAGCAAGCGCAACAGAAGGAGATCAACGAGCTGCGGAAGCTACAGCAGGCTGGTTGA
- a CDS encoding DUF3105 domain-containing protein, with protein MSISTPGGPQRRPTVVSTGKKPAAGRPAAGAKPTGTKAGSGKPATPQRAGGGKGPRKPITPVKVSQGRSWGPIALFVAVGVLATSIIGFGAWATFKGSQSWEDKAASIEGIVNYRETDPESISNQEHRSGKQEYPHSPPVGGPHNNTWQRCLGDIYDAPIASEHALHSLEHGAVWLTYRPDLPEADVAKLASVIRGNDFMFMSPYEGLDRPVSIQAWGYQLKVDSADDPRIKEFATVLAQNASMEPGVPCSAGNYTTGTGTEPRELAPPQGG; from the coding sequence ATGAGCATCAGTACCCCGGGCGGCCCGCAGCGCCGCCCGACCGTGGTCAGCACCGGCAAGAAGCCGGCGGCGGGTCGGCCGGCCGCCGGCGCCAAGCCGACCGGCACCAAGGCCGGGTCCGGCAAGCCGGCGACACCCCAGCGCGCCGGCGGAGGCAAGGGGCCGCGCAAGCCGATCACCCCGGTCAAGGTCAGCCAGGGCCGCTCGTGGGGGCCGATCGCGCTCTTCGTCGCCGTGGGCGTGCTGGCCACCTCGATCATCGGCTTCGGCGCCTGGGCGACCTTCAAGGGCAGCCAGTCGTGGGAGGACAAGGCGGCGAGCATCGAGGGCATCGTCAACTACCGCGAGACGGACCCGGAGAGCATCTCCAACCAGGAGCACCGCTCCGGCAAGCAGGAATACCCGCACAGCCCGCCGGTCGGCGGCCCGCACAACAACACCTGGCAGCGCTGCCTCGGCGACATCTACGACGCGCCGATCGCCAGCGAGCACGCGCTGCACAGCCTGGAGCACGGCGCGGTCTGGCTCACCTACCGCCCCGACCTGCCCGAGGCCGACGTGGCGAAGCTGGCCAGCGTGATCCGCGGCAACGACTTCATGTTCATGAGCCCGTACGAGGGCCTCGACCGGCCCGTCTCCATCCAGGCCTGGGGCTACCAGCTCAAGGTCGACAGCGCCGACGACCCGCGCATCAAGGAGTTCGCCACCGTCCTGGCGCAGAACGCCTCGATGGAGCCGGGCGTGCCCTGCTCCGCCGGGAACTACACCACCGGCACCGGCACCGAGCCACGCGAACTCGCGCCGCCGCAGGGTGGCTGA
- the argS gene encoding arginine--tRNA ligase: protein MTPAELAEAVLAAAHAVFAARGLDRSALPEHTTVERPRNPEHGDYAATLALQLSKKVGLPPRELAGALAAQLASAPGIKSVEIAGPGFLNIRLDAAAAGQLARAIVEAGEEYGRGDRLAGLKINLEFVSANPTGPVHIGGVRWAAVGDALSRLLRATGADVGTEYYFNDAGSQIDRFARSLLAAARGEPAPEDGYGGAYIAEIAEQVRARRPDVLALDDAAAQEAFRVEGVALMFEEIKSSLRDFGVEFDTYFNEKDLHDRGELAHALHRLREQGHVFDSDGATWLRTTDFGDDKDRVLRKSNGEWTYFAADCAYYLDKRERGFDRVVIMLGADHHGYVGRMKAMAACFGDDPERTLEILIGQLVNLVRDGAPVRMSKRAGTVVTLEDLVDAIGVDAARYALARYSSDSPIDIDIELWTRATRDNPVYYVQYVAARTASVGRNAAEVGLTRGDAGSFRPDLLDHDKENELLKALAEFPAVVGAAAELREPHRVARFLEDLAGAYHRFYDNCRILPRGDEEVTDLHRARLWLNDATRVVIANGLRLLGVSAPERM from the coding sequence GTGACTCCCGCAGAACTAGCCGAAGCCGTCCTCGCCGCCGCTCACGCCGTCTTCGCCGCACGAGGACTGGACCGTTCCGCGCTGCCGGAGCACACGACGGTCGAGCGACCCCGCAACCCCGAGCACGGCGACTACGCCGCCACGCTGGCGTTGCAGCTGAGCAAGAAGGTGGGTCTGCCGCCGCGGGAGCTGGCCGGCGCACTGGCCGCCCAGCTGGCCAGCGCCCCGGGGATCAAGTCGGTCGAGATCGCCGGGCCGGGCTTCCTCAACATCCGGCTCGACGCCGCCGCCGCCGGCCAGCTCGCCCGGGCGATCGTCGAGGCGGGCGAGGAGTACGGCCGCGGCGACCGGCTCGCCGGGCTGAAGATCAATCTGGAGTTCGTCTCGGCCAACCCGACGGGTCCGGTGCACATCGGCGGGGTCCGGTGGGCGGCGGTCGGCGACGCGTTGAGCCGGTTGCTGCGTGCCACCGGCGCCGACGTCGGCACCGAGTACTACTTCAACGACGCCGGTTCCCAGATCGACCGCTTCGCCCGTTCGCTGCTCGCCGCCGCCAGGGGCGAGCCGGCGCCGGAGGACGGCTACGGCGGGGCGTACATCGCCGAGATCGCCGAGCAGGTCCGGGCCCGGCGGCCGGACGTGCTGGCCCTGGACGACGCCGCCGCCCAGGAGGCCTTCCGGGTAGAGGGCGTCGCGCTGATGTTCGAGGAGATCAAGTCCTCGCTGCGGGACTTCGGCGTGGAGTTCGACACCTACTTCAACGAGAAGGACCTGCACGACCGGGGCGAGCTGGCGCACGCCCTGCACCGGCTGCGCGAGCAGGGCCACGTCTTCGACTCCGACGGCGCCACCTGGCTGCGGACCACCGACTTCGGTGATGACAAGGACCGCGTGCTGCGCAAGTCCAACGGTGAGTGGACGTACTTCGCCGCGGACTGCGCCTACTACCTGGACAAGCGCGAGCGCGGCTTCGACCGGGTGGTGATCATGCTCGGGGCGGACCACCACGGCTACGTCGGCCGGATGAAGGCGATGGCGGCCTGCTTCGGCGACGATCCCGAGCGCACGCTGGAGATCCTCATCGGCCAGCTGGTCAACCTGGTCCGCGACGGCGCGCCGGTGCGGATGAGCAAGCGGGCCGGCACCGTGGTCACCCTGGAGGACCTGGTCGACGCGATCGGGGTGGACGCCGCCCGGTACGCGTTGGCCCGCTACTCCAGCGACTCGCCGATCGACATCGACATCGAGCTGTGGACGCGGGCGACCCGGGATAATCCGGTCTACTACGTGCAGTACGTGGCGGCCCGCACGGCCAGCGTCGGTCGTAACGCCGCCGAGGTCGGGCTGACCCGGGGCGACGCCGGGTCGTTCCGGCCGGATCTGCTCGACCACGACAAGGAGAACGAGCTGCTCAAGGCGCTCGCCGAGTTCCCCGCTGTGGTGGGCGCCGCCGCCGAACTACGCGAACCGCACCGGGTGGCCCGCTTCCTGGAGGATCTGGCCGGGGCGTACCACCGGTTCTACGACAACTGCCGGATCCTGCCCCGGGGTGACGAGGAGGTCACCGACCTGCACCGGGCCCGGCTCTGGCTCAACGACGCCACCCGGGTGGTCATCGCCAACGGCCTGCGCCTGCTCGGCGTCTCGGCCCCGGAAAGGATGTAG
- the lysA gene encoding diaminopimelate decarboxylase, translating to MRAHEAGALHGDIGNRGPAWLRTPADVNALVPQLWPRHAARGADGALAVAGLGVRDITAEFGTPVYVLDEDDLRARCRDFRAAFPTEDVYYAGKAFICRAVVRMIAEEGMFLDVCSGGELAVALSGGMPPERIGFHGNNKSVAELSRALEVGVGRIIVDSFAEIDRLTALARERGVRPRVLIRVTVGVEAHTHEFIATAHEDQKFGFSLAGGAAIAAALRILDEDVLELRGLHSHIGSQIFDTSGFEVSARRVLALQAQIRDARGVELPELDLGGGFGIAYTSQDDPAAPQELAKRLRKIVDSECAAERLATPRLSIEPGRAIVGPAVFTLYEVGTVKDVDGIRTYVSVDGGMSDNIRTALYDASYSATLASRASAAEPMLARVVGKHCESGDIVVKDEFLPADVQPGDLVAVPGTGAYCRSMASNYNHVPRPPVVAVRDGRARLIVRRETEEDLLALDVG from the coding sequence ATGCGGGCTCACGAGGCGGGTGCGTTGCACGGCGACATCGGCAACCGGGGGCCGGCCTGGCTGCGTACCCCGGCGGACGTCAACGCCCTGGTGCCGCAGCTGTGGCCGCGCCACGCGGCGCGCGGCGCCGACGGTGCCCTGGCCGTCGCGGGCCTGGGCGTACGCGACATCACCGCCGAGTTCGGCACCCCGGTGTACGTGCTGGACGAGGACGACCTGCGCGCGCGCTGCCGGGACTTCCGGGCGGCCTTCCCGACCGAGGACGTCTACTACGCGGGTAAGGCGTTCATCTGCCGCGCCGTGGTCCGGATGATCGCCGAGGAGGGCATGTTCCTCGACGTGTGCAGCGGCGGCGAGCTGGCCGTGGCGCTGTCCGGCGGGATGCCACCGGAGCGGATCGGCTTCCACGGCAACAACAAGTCGGTGGCCGAGCTGAGCCGGGCGCTGGAGGTCGGGGTCGGGCGGATCATCGTCGACTCGTTCGCCGAGATCGACCGGCTCACCGCGCTGGCCCGCGAGCGCGGCGTCCGGCCCCGGGTGCTGATCCGGGTCACCGTCGGCGTGGAGGCGCACACCCACGAGTTCATCGCCACCGCCCACGAGGACCAGAAGTTCGGTTTCTCGCTGGCCGGCGGGGCGGCCATCGCCGCCGCGCTGCGCATCCTCGACGAGGACGTGCTGGAGCTGCGCGGCCTGCACTCGCACATCGGCTCGCAGATCTTCGACACCAGCGGGTTCGAGGTCTCCGCCCGCCGCGTGCTCGCCCTGCAGGCGCAGATCCGCGACGCGCGCGGGGTCGAGCTGCCCGAGCTGGACCTCGGCGGCGGTTTCGGCATCGCGTACACCTCGCAGGACGACCCCGCCGCGCCGCAGGAGCTGGCCAAGCGGCTGCGCAAGATCGTGGATTCGGAGTGCGCGGCGGAGCGGCTCGCCACGCCTCGGCTGTCGATCGAGCCGGGCCGGGCGATTGTCGGCCCGGCCGTGTTCACCCTCTACGAGGTGGGCACGGTCAAGGACGTGGACGGCATCCGCACGTACGTCAGCGTGGACGGCGGGATGAGCGACAACATCCGTACCGCCCTCTACGACGCCTCGTACTCGGCCACCCTGGCCTCGCGGGCGAGCGCCGCCGAGCCGATGCTCGCCCGCGTGGTGGGAAAGCACTGTGAGTCCGGGGACATCGTGGTGAAGGATGAATTCCTGCCCGCCGACGTGCAGCCCGGAGATCTTGTCGCGGTGCCCGGCACGGGTGCCTACTGCCGCAGCATGGCCAGCAACTACAACCACGTTCCCCGCCCCCCGGTGGTCGCGGTTCGTGACGGCCGGGCCCGGCTGATCGTTCGACGGGAGACCGAAGAGGACCTGCTCGCTTTGGATGTGGGATGA
- a CDS encoding homoserine dehydrogenase produces MTSPVRLALLGCGTVGAEVVRLLHEQSADLAARIGAPLEIAGIAVRRIGRDRGDLPVDPAVFTTDALGLIKRDDVDVVVEVVGGIEPARGWLVEALRAGKSVVTANKALLAEDGGALHDAAVEGGGDLYYEASVAGAIPLLRPLRESLHGDRITRVTGIVNGTTNFILSAMHATGAGFAEALEEATELGYAEADPTADVEGFDAAAKAAILASLAFHTRVGAADVHREGITEVTAADVASAKAMGCTIKLLCIAARGADGQGREAVSVRVHPAMIPLTHPLASVGDAFNAVFVEAEAAGQLMFYGRGAGGAPTASAVLGDVVAVARNRLAGVRAASESAYADLPVRPMGEALTRYHISLDVADRPGVLESVAGVFARHEVSIATVRQGPAGGAAGGAGDAVLVIVTHVAPDAALAATVRELRGLDIVRSVASVLRVEGGL; encoded by the coding sequence ATGACGTCACCTGTACGCCTCGCCCTGCTCGGCTGCGGCACCGTCGGTGCCGAGGTGGTCCGGCTGCTGCACGAGCAGTCGGCGGACCTCGCCGCGCGGATCGGTGCCCCGCTGGAGATCGCCGGCATCGCCGTACGCCGGATCGGACGCGACCGCGGCGACCTGCCGGTCGATCCGGCCGTGTTCACCACCGACGCGCTCGGGCTGATCAAGCGTGACGACGTCGACGTGGTGGTCGAGGTGGTCGGCGGGATCGAGCCGGCGCGCGGCTGGCTGGTGGAGGCGTTGCGGGCCGGCAAGAGCGTGGTCACCGCCAACAAGGCGCTGCTCGCCGAGGACGGCGGCGCCCTGCACGACGCGGCGGTCGAGGGCGGCGGCGACCTCTACTACGAGGCGTCCGTGGCCGGCGCCATCCCGCTGCTGCGCCCGCTGCGCGAGTCGCTGCACGGCGACCGCATCACCCGGGTCACCGGCATCGTCAACGGCACCACCAACTTCATCCTCTCCGCCATGCACGCCACCGGGGCCGGCTTCGCCGAGGCCCTGGAGGAGGCGACCGAGCTGGGGTACGCCGAGGCCGATCCGACCGCCGACGTGGAGGGCTTCGACGCCGCCGCCAAGGCCGCCATCCTCGCCTCGCTGGCCTTCCACACCCGGGTCGGCGCGGCCGACGTGCACCGGGAGGGCATCACCGAGGTCACCGCCGCCGACGTGGCCAGTGCGAAGGCGATGGGCTGCACGATCAAACTGCTCTGCATCGCCGCCCGGGGCGCCGACGGGCAGGGCCGGGAGGCGGTCAGCGTCCGGGTGCACCCGGCGATGATCCCGCTGACCCACCCGCTGGCCAGCGTCGGCGACGCGTTCAACGCGGTCTTCGTCGAGGCGGAGGCGGCCGGGCAGTTGATGTTCTACGGGCGGGGCGCGGGCGGGGCGCCGACCGCCAGCGCGGTGCTCGGCGACGTGGTGGCGGTGGCCCGCAACCGGCTCGCCGGGGTACGCGCGGCCAGCGAGTCCGCCTACGCCGACCTGCCGGTACGCCCGATGGGGGAGGCGCTCACCCGCTACCACATCAGCCTGGACGTGGCCGATCGTCCCGGCGTGCTGGAGTCGGTGGCGGGGGTGTTCGCCCGGCACGAGGTTTCGATCGCCACCGTGCGTCAGGGGCCGGCCGGTGGGGCCGCCGGTGGGGCCGGCGACGCGGTGTTGGTGATCGTGACCCATGTCGCGCCGGACGCGGCGCTCGCGGCGACCGTGCGCGAGCTGCGCGGCCTGGACATCGTCCGGTCGGTGGCGAGCGTGCTGCGGGTCGAGGGTGGACTGTGA